The Mauremys mutica isolate MM-2020 ecotype Southern chromosome 1, ASM2049712v1, whole genome shotgun sequence genome has a segment encoding these proteins:
- the PCDH9 gene encoding protocadherin-9 isoform X3 has product MDLRDFYLLAALIACLRLDSAIAQELIYTIREELPENVPIGNIPKDLNISHINAATGTSASLVYRLVSKAGDAPLVKVSSTTGEIFTTSNRIDREKLCAGASYAEENECFFELEVVILPNDFFRLIKIKIIVKDTNDNAPMFPSPVINISIPENTLINSRFPIPSATDPDTGFNGVQHYELLNGQSVFGLDIVETPEGEKWPQLIVQQNLDREQKDTYVMKIKVEDGGTPQKSSTAILQVTVSDVNDNRPVFKESQVEVHIPENAPVGTSVIQLHATDADVGSNAEIRYIFGAQVAPATKRLFALNNTTGLITVQRSLDREETAIHKVTVLASDGSSTPARATVTINVTDVNDNPPNIDLRYIISPINGTVYLSEKDPVNTKIALITVSDKDTDVNGKVICFIEREVPFHLKAVYDNQYLLETSSLLDYEGTKEFSFKIVASDSGKPSLNQTALVRVKLEDENDNPPIFSQPVIELSVSENNRRGLYLTTISATDEDSGKNADIVYQLGPNASFFDLDRKTGVLTASRVFDREEQERFIFTVTARDNGTPPLQSQAAVIVTVLDENDNSPKFTHNHFQFFVSENLPKYSTVGVITVTDADAGENKAVTLSILNDNENFVLDPYSGVIKSNVSFDREQQSSYTFDVKAIDGGQPPRSSTAKVTINVMDVNDNSPVVIYPPSNTSFKLVPLSAIPGSVVAEVFAVDIDTGMNAELKYTIVSGNNKGLFRIDPVTGNITLEEKPALTDVGLHRLVVNISDLGYPKSLHTLVLVFLYVNDTAGNASYIYDLIRRTMETPLDRNIGDSSQPYQNEDYLTIMIAIVAGAMVVIVVIFVTVLVRCRHASRFKAAQRSKQGAEWMSPNQENKQNKKKKRKKRKSPKSSLLNFVTIEESKPDDAVHEPINGTISLPAELEEQSIGRFDWGTAPPTTFKPNSPDLAKHYKSASPQSAFHLKPDTPVSVKKHHVIQELPLDNTFVGGCDTLSKRSSTSSDHFSASECSSQGGFKTKGPLHTRQPQDEFYDQASPDKRTEADGNSDPNSDFQE; this is encoded by the coding sequence ATGGACCTGAGGGATTTTTACCTGTTGGCTGCTCTGATTGCCTGTTTAAGGCTGGATTCAGCTATAGCTCAAGAACTTATTTACACTATTAGAGAGGAGCTGCCTGAAAATGTACCCATAGGAAACATACCAAAGGATCTGAACATTTCTCACATCAATGCTGCCACAGGGACCAGCGCCAGCCTCGTCTACAGACTGGTTTCTAAAGCAGGGGATGCCCCTTTGGTCAAAGtgtccagcaccactggggaaatCTTCACCACCTCTAATAGAATAGACAGAGAAAAACTCTGTGCTGGAGCCTCCTATGCTGAAGAAAATGAGTGTTTTTTTGAACTTGAAGTGGTGATTCTCCCCAATGACTTTTTTAGGCTGATCAAAATAAAAATCATTGTAAAAGATACCAATGACAATGCACCTATGTTTCCATCTCCTGTCATCAATATTTCCATACCTGAAAACACGTTGATCAACAGCCGCTTTCCAATTCCATCAGCAACTGATCCTGACACAGGTTTCAATGGTGTACAGCACTACGAATTGTTAAATGGGCAGAGTGTCTTTGGACTGGATATTGTTGAAACTCCGGAAGGAGAGAAATGGCCTCAACTGATCGTACAGCAAAACTTGGATAGAGAGCAGAAGGACACCTATGTGATGAAAATCAAAGTAGAGGATGGAGGAACCCCTCAGAAATCCAGCACAGCCATACTGCAAGTCACAGTAAGTGATGTCAATGATAACAGACCAGTTTTTAAAGAGAGTCAGGTGGAGGTTCACATACCAGAGAATGCCCCAGTAGGCACCTCTGTAATTCAGCTTCATGCTACAGATGCAGATGTAGGAAGCAATGCAGAAATCAGATATATTTTTGGTGCCCAAGTTGCCCCTGCAACCAAAAGGCTCTTTGCTTTAAATAACACAACAGGGCTGATTACAGTTCAGAGGTCCTTAGATCGAGAAGAGACTGCTATTCACAAAGTGACAGTGCTGGCCAGTGACGGTAGCTCTACTCCTGCTCGGGCAACTGTTACCATCAATGTCACTGATGTAAACGATAACCCTCCTAACATAGACCTCAGGTACATTATAAGTCCCATCAATGGCACAGTATACTTATCTGAGAAAGATCCTGTCAATACAAAGATTGCCCTAATTACAGTTTCAGATAAGGACACTGATGTGAATGGCAAAGTGATCTGTTTCATTGAGAGAGAGGTCCCATTTCACTTGAAGGCAGTTTATGACAACCAGTATTTGTTAGAGACCTCTTCCTTGTTGGACTATGAGGGCACCAAAGAATTCAGCTTTAAAATTGTTGCCTCTGATTCTGGCAAGCCCAGTTTGAACCAGACTGCCCTGGTAAGAGTTAAACTGGAGGATGAAAATGACAACCCTCCAATTTTCAGCCAGCCTGTAATTGAGCTGTCAGTTTCTGAAAACAACCGTCGTGGTCTATACTTAACAACTATTAGTGCCACAGATGAAGACAGTGGGAAAAATGCAGACATTGTTTATCAGCTTGGCCCTAATGCCTCCTTTTTCGATCTGGATCGAAAGACGGGAGTTTTGACAGCCTCCAGAGTTTTtgacagagaagagcaagaaCGTTTCATTTTCACTGTAACAGCAAGGGACAACGGCACCCCTCCTCTGCAGAGTCAAGCGGCTGTAATTGTTACTGTGCTGGATGAAAATGACAACAGTCCCAAATTTACTCATAATCACTTTCAGTTTTTTGTATCTGAGAACTTACCAAAGTATAGCACTGTGGGAGTGATCACAGTGACcgatgcagatgcaggggaaaATAAAGCAGTGACCCTTTCCATCCTGAATGATAATGAGAACTTTGTGCTGGATCCTTACTCTGGAGTTATAAAGTCCAATGTTTCTTTTGATCGAGAACAGCAGAGCTCGTACACCTTTGATGTCAAGGCCATTGATGGAGGACAACCTCCTCGCTCTTCTACAGCGAAAGTAACAATAAATGTCATGGATGTTAATGATAACAGCCCAGTTGTCATCTACCCACCTTCTAATACTTCTTTTAAGTTGGTGCCACTCTCAGCAATCCCAGGCTCTGTCGTAGCAGAAGTATTTGCTGTGGATATAGACACTGGAATGAATGCTGAACTTAAATATACAATTGTAAGTGGAAATAACAAAGGTTTATTTCGTATTGATCCAGTGACAGGTAATATTACTCTGGAAGAAAAACCAGCTCTTACTGACGTGGGGCTGCATCGTTTAGTGGTCAACATAAGTGACTTGGGTTATCCTAAATCCTTGCATACTCTTGTGCttgtatttttgtatgtaaatgaCACTGCTGGAAATGCCTCTTATATTTATGACTTGATACGTAGGACTATGGAAACACCCTTAGACCGGAACATAGGGGACAGTAGCCAACCCTATCAAAATGAGGACTATCTTACTATCATGATTGCTATAGTGGCAGGTGCTATGGTTGTGATAGTGGTGATATTTGTCACGGTTCTGGTTCGCTGTCGACATGCATCTAGGTTCAAAGCGGCACAAAGGAGCAAGCAAGGTGCTGAATGGATGTCTCCCAATCAGGAGAACAAAcagaacaagaaaaagaaaaggaagaaaaggaagtcTCCTAAAAGTTCTCTTTTGAATTTTGTTACCATTGAGGAGTCGAAACCTGATGATGCTGTCCATGAACCTATCAACGGGACAATAAGCCTTCCAGCTGAGCTGGAGGAGCAAAGTATAGGAAGATTTGACTGGGGCACAGCACCACCAACAACCTTTAAGCCTAACAGTCCTGATCTTGCTAAGCATTACAAATCTGCCTCTCCACAGTCTGCTTTTCATCTTAAACCTGACACTCCAGTATCAGTGAAAAAGCATCATGTGATTCAGGAACTTCCGTTGGACAACACCTTTGTTGGTGGTTGTGACACCCTTTCCAAACGCTCTTCCACTAGTTCAGATCACTTCAGTGCCTCAGAGTGCAGTTCCCAAGGAGGCTTCAAGACAAAGGGCCCCTTACACACCAGACAG
- the PCDH9 gene encoding protocadherin-9 isoform X2 — translation MDLRDFYLLAALIACLRLDSAIAQELIYTIREELPENVPIGNIPKDLNISHINAATGTSASLVYRLVSKAGDAPLVKVSSTTGEIFTTSNRIDREKLCAGASYAEENECFFELEVVILPNDFFRLIKIKIIVKDTNDNAPMFPSPVINISIPENTLINSRFPIPSATDPDTGFNGVQHYELLNGQSVFGLDIVETPEGEKWPQLIVQQNLDREQKDTYVMKIKVEDGGTPQKSSTAILQVTVSDVNDNRPVFKESQVEVHIPENAPVGTSVIQLHATDADVGSNAEIRYIFGAQVAPATKRLFALNNTTGLITVQRSLDREETAIHKVTVLASDGSSTPARATVTINVTDVNDNPPNIDLRYIISPINGTVYLSEKDPVNTKIALITVSDKDTDVNGKVICFIEREVPFHLKAVYDNQYLLETSSLLDYEGTKEFSFKIVASDSGKPSLNQTALVRVKLEDENDNPPIFSQPVIELSVSENNRRGLYLTTISATDEDSGKNADIVYQLGPNASFFDLDRKTGVLTASRVFDREEQERFIFTVTARDNGTPPLQSQAAVIVTVLDENDNSPKFTHNHFQFFVSENLPKYSTVGVITVTDADAGENKAVTLSILNDNENFVLDPYSGVIKSNVSFDREQQSSYTFDVKAIDGGQPPRSSTAKVTINVMDVNDNSPVVIYPPSNTSFKLVPLSAIPGSVVAEVFAVDIDTGMNAELKYTIVSGNNKGLFRIDPVTGNITLEEKPALTDVGLHRLVVNISDLGYPKSLHTLVLVFLYVNDTAGNASYIYDLIRRTMETPLDRNIGDSSQPYQNEDYLTIMIAIVAGAMVVIVVIFVTVLVRCRHASRFKAAQRSKQGAEWMSPNQENKQNKKKKRKKRKSPKSSLLNFVTIEESKPDDAVHEPINGTISLPAELEEQSIGRFDWGTAPPTTFKPNSPDLAKHYKSASPQSAFHLKPDTPVSVKKHHVIQELPLDNTFVGGCDTLSKRSSTSSDHFSASECSSQGGFKTKGPLHTRQPQDEFYDQASPDKRTEADGNSDPNSDAAQQVIMGESYI, via the coding sequence ATGGACCTGAGGGATTTTTACCTGTTGGCTGCTCTGATTGCCTGTTTAAGGCTGGATTCAGCTATAGCTCAAGAACTTATTTACACTATTAGAGAGGAGCTGCCTGAAAATGTACCCATAGGAAACATACCAAAGGATCTGAACATTTCTCACATCAATGCTGCCACAGGGACCAGCGCCAGCCTCGTCTACAGACTGGTTTCTAAAGCAGGGGATGCCCCTTTGGTCAAAGtgtccagcaccactggggaaatCTTCACCACCTCTAATAGAATAGACAGAGAAAAACTCTGTGCTGGAGCCTCCTATGCTGAAGAAAATGAGTGTTTTTTTGAACTTGAAGTGGTGATTCTCCCCAATGACTTTTTTAGGCTGATCAAAATAAAAATCATTGTAAAAGATACCAATGACAATGCACCTATGTTTCCATCTCCTGTCATCAATATTTCCATACCTGAAAACACGTTGATCAACAGCCGCTTTCCAATTCCATCAGCAACTGATCCTGACACAGGTTTCAATGGTGTACAGCACTACGAATTGTTAAATGGGCAGAGTGTCTTTGGACTGGATATTGTTGAAACTCCGGAAGGAGAGAAATGGCCTCAACTGATCGTACAGCAAAACTTGGATAGAGAGCAGAAGGACACCTATGTGATGAAAATCAAAGTAGAGGATGGAGGAACCCCTCAGAAATCCAGCACAGCCATACTGCAAGTCACAGTAAGTGATGTCAATGATAACAGACCAGTTTTTAAAGAGAGTCAGGTGGAGGTTCACATACCAGAGAATGCCCCAGTAGGCACCTCTGTAATTCAGCTTCATGCTACAGATGCAGATGTAGGAAGCAATGCAGAAATCAGATATATTTTTGGTGCCCAAGTTGCCCCTGCAACCAAAAGGCTCTTTGCTTTAAATAACACAACAGGGCTGATTACAGTTCAGAGGTCCTTAGATCGAGAAGAGACTGCTATTCACAAAGTGACAGTGCTGGCCAGTGACGGTAGCTCTACTCCTGCTCGGGCAACTGTTACCATCAATGTCACTGATGTAAACGATAACCCTCCTAACATAGACCTCAGGTACATTATAAGTCCCATCAATGGCACAGTATACTTATCTGAGAAAGATCCTGTCAATACAAAGATTGCCCTAATTACAGTTTCAGATAAGGACACTGATGTGAATGGCAAAGTGATCTGTTTCATTGAGAGAGAGGTCCCATTTCACTTGAAGGCAGTTTATGACAACCAGTATTTGTTAGAGACCTCTTCCTTGTTGGACTATGAGGGCACCAAAGAATTCAGCTTTAAAATTGTTGCCTCTGATTCTGGCAAGCCCAGTTTGAACCAGACTGCCCTGGTAAGAGTTAAACTGGAGGATGAAAATGACAACCCTCCAATTTTCAGCCAGCCTGTAATTGAGCTGTCAGTTTCTGAAAACAACCGTCGTGGTCTATACTTAACAACTATTAGTGCCACAGATGAAGACAGTGGGAAAAATGCAGACATTGTTTATCAGCTTGGCCCTAATGCCTCCTTTTTCGATCTGGATCGAAAGACGGGAGTTTTGACAGCCTCCAGAGTTTTtgacagagaagagcaagaaCGTTTCATTTTCACTGTAACAGCAAGGGACAACGGCACCCCTCCTCTGCAGAGTCAAGCGGCTGTAATTGTTACTGTGCTGGATGAAAATGACAACAGTCCCAAATTTACTCATAATCACTTTCAGTTTTTTGTATCTGAGAACTTACCAAAGTATAGCACTGTGGGAGTGATCACAGTGACcgatgcagatgcaggggaaaATAAAGCAGTGACCCTTTCCATCCTGAATGATAATGAGAACTTTGTGCTGGATCCTTACTCTGGAGTTATAAAGTCCAATGTTTCTTTTGATCGAGAACAGCAGAGCTCGTACACCTTTGATGTCAAGGCCATTGATGGAGGACAACCTCCTCGCTCTTCTACAGCGAAAGTAACAATAAATGTCATGGATGTTAATGATAACAGCCCAGTTGTCATCTACCCACCTTCTAATACTTCTTTTAAGTTGGTGCCACTCTCAGCAATCCCAGGCTCTGTCGTAGCAGAAGTATTTGCTGTGGATATAGACACTGGAATGAATGCTGAACTTAAATATACAATTGTAAGTGGAAATAACAAAGGTTTATTTCGTATTGATCCAGTGACAGGTAATATTACTCTGGAAGAAAAACCAGCTCTTACTGACGTGGGGCTGCATCGTTTAGTGGTCAACATAAGTGACTTGGGTTATCCTAAATCCTTGCATACTCTTGTGCttgtatttttgtatgtaaatgaCACTGCTGGAAATGCCTCTTATATTTATGACTTGATACGTAGGACTATGGAAACACCCTTAGACCGGAACATAGGGGACAGTAGCCAACCCTATCAAAATGAGGACTATCTTACTATCATGATTGCTATAGTGGCAGGTGCTATGGTTGTGATAGTGGTGATATTTGTCACGGTTCTGGTTCGCTGTCGACATGCATCTAGGTTCAAAGCGGCACAAAGGAGCAAGCAAGGTGCTGAATGGATGTCTCCCAATCAGGAGAACAAAcagaacaagaaaaagaaaaggaagaaaaggaagtcTCCTAAAAGTTCTCTTTTGAATTTTGTTACCATTGAGGAGTCGAAACCTGATGATGCTGTCCATGAACCTATCAACGGGACAATAAGCCTTCCAGCTGAGCTGGAGGAGCAAAGTATAGGAAGATTTGACTGGGGCACAGCACCACCAACAACCTTTAAGCCTAACAGTCCTGATCTTGCTAAGCATTACAAATCTGCCTCTCCACAGTCTGCTTTTCATCTTAAACCTGACACTCCAGTATCAGTGAAAAAGCATCATGTGATTCAGGAACTTCCGTTGGACAACACCTTTGTTGGTGGTTGTGACACCCTTTCCAAACGCTCTTCCACTAGTTCAGATCACTTCAGTGCCTCAGAGTGCAGTTCCCAAGGAGGCTTCAAGACAAAGGGCCCCTTACACACCAGACAG